One window from the genome of Hyalangium ruber encodes:
- the agmC gene encoding adventurous gliding motility protein AgmC produces the protein MRTVPLLVALLVSSSAFAEPDTFGLGTGRSGFLRLDSPQSVIVNRYAQVTAAAAAGTRNITLSSPTTFIAGELVLVHQSAGLTPVPASGEQRAITLSPLGNSNAVGRFEYARVEALTETGLRLTAPLLYGYAANVTQVVSVPEYTELEVRTGATLRAAPWDGTRGGILAVLVQGRLRNDGVITTDGLGFQGGAFLNHTELYACAGLDEPVTSGGAYKGEGLVAGSFGTASGRGNLANAGGGGLCHNAGGGGGGHGGVGGGGGRSAPADTEREVGGLGGAPVAYVPYERLVFGGGGGAGEGNNDLGTPGAAGGGLMLLRALEVRGSGVFRANGATPPLAADDGAGGGGAGGAISLRAVEEVECGRIEARGGAGGSVTEAGFPVGPGGGGGGGVLFRQGETFTCATSVLAGAPGVTPATGGSHGAGPAVLDGGTAVGFVQTVQVPFRLPNTPAVTQPVDGATGVSPRPTLAGTAESGVLVHLFLDGVAYRQVVPGNDGVFSFTPPTDLAPGEHQLAASAEVLGVRSPVSAANRFSVVMPADAGTPDAGTPDAGTPDAGLPDGGTGTPDGGGESPGGLVRPVVVVPAEGEGVDPTPLVAGTSASGVTVSIEVDEVEVARVPRDEQGRFRYLLSLEQALVPGVHRVTARAWDEAGTAGPSSLTTNFEVLEAPELSVGCGCGASPGVGLGVGALLLAAWAARRRE, from the coding sequence ATGCGGACCGTGCCCCTCCTGGTCGCTCTCCTCGTCTCCAGCAGCGCCTTCGCCGAGCCCGACACCTTCGGCCTGGGCACGGGCCGGAGCGGCTTCCTGCGGCTCGACTCCCCTCAGAGCGTCATTGTCAACCGCTACGCCCAGGTGACCGCCGCCGCGGCCGCTGGCACGCGGAACATCACCCTCTCCAGCCCCACGACCTTCATCGCCGGGGAGCTGGTGCTCGTTCACCAATCCGCGGGCCTCACGCCCGTGCCGGCCTCCGGAGAGCAGCGCGCCATCACCCTGAGCCCTCTGGGGAACAGCAACGCGGTGGGCCGCTTCGAGTACGCGCGCGTGGAGGCGCTGACGGAGACGGGGCTGCGGCTGACGGCGCCACTCCTGTACGGGTACGCGGCGAACGTGACCCAGGTGGTGAGCGTGCCGGAGTACACCGAGCTGGAGGTGCGCACTGGGGCCACGCTGCGAGCGGCGCCCTGGGATGGGACTCGGGGCGGCATCCTCGCGGTGCTCGTCCAGGGCCGGCTGCGCAACGATGGGGTCATCACGACGGATGGGTTGGGCTTTCAGGGTGGAGCCTTCCTCAACCACACCGAGCTCTATGCGTGTGCGGGGCTGGATGAGCCGGTGACCAGCGGCGGTGCCTATAAAGGAGAGGGGCTGGTGGCGGGCAGCTTCGGCACGGCGTCGGGGCGGGGCAACCTGGCCAACGCCGGCGGCGGAGGCCTCTGCCACAACGCCGGTGGTGGAGGAGGAGGCCATGGGGGCGTGGGCGGCGGTGGTGGCCGCTCGGCACCCGCCGACACGGAGCGCGAGGTGGGCGGCCTGGGCGGCGCGCCCGTGGCGTACGTGCCCTATGAGCGCCTCGTCTTCGGAGGCGGAGGCGGCGCGGGCGAGGGCAACAACGACTTGGGCACTCCGGGCGCCGCGGGCGGAGGCCTGATGCTCTTGCGCGCCCTGGAGGTGCGGGGCTCCGGTGTCTTCCGCGCCAACGGGGCCACGCCGCCCCTGGCCGCGGATGACGGAGCGGGTGGGGGGGGCGCGGGCGGCGCGATCTCCTTGCGCGCGGTGGAGGAAGTCGAGTGTGGCCGCATCGAGGCTCGGGGTGGTGCGGGCGGCAGCGTGACCGAGGCAGGCTTCCCGGTGGGGCCCGGAGGCGGTGGCGGCGGAGGTGTTCTCTTCCGCCAGGGAGAGACCTTCACGTGCGCGACGTCGGTGCTCGCTGGAGCGCCGGGCGTGACGCCGGCGACGGGGGGCTCCCATGGCGCGGGCCCCGCCGTCCTGGACGGGGGCACGGCGGTGGGCTTCGTGCAGACGGTGCAGGTGCCCTTCCGGTTGCCCAATACGCCGGCGGTGACGCAGCCTGTGGATGGGGCCACGGGAGTGTCTCCCCGGCCCACCCTGGCGGGCACGGCCGAGTCCGGCGTCCTCGTCCACCTGTTCCTGGATGGCGTGGCGTACCGACAGGTGGTGCCCGGCAACGATGGGGTCTTCTCGTTCACGCCTCCCACGGACCTGGCGCCGGGAGAGCACCAGCTCGCGGCCTCGGCGGAGGTACTGGGAGTCCGCAGCCCGGTGTCCGCGGCCAACCGCTTCAGCGTGGTGATGCCCGCGGACGCGGGAACGCCGGATGCGGGGACACCCGACGCGGGGACGCCCGACGCGGGGCTACCCGATGGCGGCACGGGAACGCCGGATGGCGGAGGTGAGAGCCCGGGAGGGCTGGTGCGGCCCGTCGTGGTGGTGCCCGCCGAGGGAGAAGGGGTGGACCCCACGCCGCTGGTGGCCGGGACGAGCGCCAGCGGTGTCACGGTGAGCATCGAGGTGGACGAGGTGGAAGTCGCCCGTGTCCCGAGGGATGAGCAGGGCCGCTTCCGCTACCTGCTCTCCCTCGAGCAGGCGCTGGTGCCTGGTGTCCACCGCGTCACCGCCCGCGCCTGGGATGAGGCGGGCACCGCCGGCCCCTCCTCCCTGACCACGAACTTCGAGGTGCTCGAGGCGCCAGAGCTCTCCGTGGGGTGTGGGTGCGGGGCCTCTCCCGGCGTGGGCCTGGGCGTCGGGGCGCTGCTGCTGGCCGCGTGGGCCGCCCGCCGCCGGGAGTGA
- a CDS encoding heme NO-binding domain-containing protein, whose translation MHGIIFSQLRNYAQARLGERGWESLLREAKLPARVYLAFQSYPDTDAVALCGAASRLLGCSIRDVLEDVGEFMVPGLMKIYGAFIQPGWSVLEVIEHAERIHEKVRRDPHATPPRLECHRVEPHTVRVVYSSPRKLCGLGIGFVRGLASTLNQRVEVQERQCVHEGASHCEFIVKRMG comes from the coding sequence ATGCACGGCATCATCTTCAGCCAGCTTCGCAACTACGCGCAGGCACGCCTGGGCGAGCGTGGCTGGGAGAGTCTGCTGCGCGAGGCGAAGTTGCCCGCGCGCGTGTACCTCGCCTTCCAGAGCTACCCGGACACGGACGCCGTGGCGCTCTGTGGCGCTGCCTCCAGGCTCTTGGGCTGCTCCATTCGCGACGTGCTCGAGGACGTCGGTGAGTTCATGGTCCCGGGCCTGATGAAGATCTACGGCGCGTTCATCCAGCCGGGTTGGAGTGTCCTCGAGGTCATCGAGCACGCCGAGCGCATCCACGAGAAGGTGCGCCGCGACCCCCACGCGACTCCCCCACGGCTGGAGTGCCACCGGGTGGAGCCGCACACCGTGCGAGTCGTGTACTCGTCGCCGCGGAAGCTGTGCGGTCTGGGCATCGGCTTCGTCCGAGGATTGGCGAGCACGCTGAATCAGCGCGTCGAGGTGCAGGAGCGGCAGTGCGTGCATGAGGGCGCGTCGCATTGTGAGTTCATCGTGAAGAGGATGGGCTGA